In Desulfobulbus oralis, one DNA window encodes the following:
- the cobA gene encoding uroporphyrinogen-III C-methyltransferase, with product MQHEGKVYLVGAGPGDPGLLTLRGRELLQQAEVVVYDYLANAKLLRHAPKDCIRIYVGKKGGGLHACTQEHINRLLVEHARAGRTVVRLKGGDPFIFGRGGEEIEELAAYGIAFEAVPGVTAASAAATYTGIPITHRRYTASVAFITGHEDPDKPLSNIDWNKLATGAGTLVIYMGIKNLPDIAQKLMAAGRRPETPAAVVRWASMPQQESVIGTLADIGDRVRAAAIKPPALVIVGEVVQARGCINWFEKRPLFGRRIVVTRTREQASALVSQLENLGADCLECPTIEVRELADYSQLDAALERLADFDWLLFTSPNTVQHFFRRLQQAGQDSRALYGLRIAAVGSSTAKALRPFGLRADFLPEKYTGEALAEALIASGFAQGQRFLLPQAAQAGKILPDKLRAAGATVMVVPAYETVPATEAGAELQAALDAGAVDCITFTSSSTVRNCFALLACENEAALRQALARVRLAAIGPVTAKTIAEYGLPVAIMPERHTIADLVSALLHHFTRESPAARV from the coding sequence ATGCAGCATGAGGGCAAGGTGTATCTGGTTGGCGCGGGCCCGGGCGATCCGGGTTTGCTGACCCTGCGCGGCAGGGAACTCCTGCAACAGGCCGAGGTCGTGGTCTATGACTATCTCGCCAACGCGAAGCTCCTGCGCCACGCGCCCAAAGACTGCATTCGGATCTATGTGGGCAAAAAGGGCGGCGGTCTGCATGCCTGCACCCAGGAGCACATCAACAGGCTGTTGGTCGAGCATGCCAGGGCCGGCAGGACGGTGGTGCGGCTCAAGGGCGGCGATCCCTTCATCTTTGGCCGGGGCGGCGAGGAGATAGAGGAACTGGCGGCCTATGGCATAGCCTTCGAGGCCGTGCCCGGCGTGACCGCCGCTTCCGCGGCCGCCACCTACACCGGCATTCCCATCACGCACCGGAGGTATACCGCCTCCGTGGCCTTCATCACCGGCCACGAAGACCCGGACAAGCCCCTTTCCAACATCGACTGGAACAAACTGGCCACCGGCGCAGGCACCCTGGTCATCTATATGGGCATCAAGAATCTGCCCGATATCGCCCAGAAGCTGATGGCCGCCGGGCGCAGGCCGGAAACCCCGGCAGCCGTGGTGCGCTGGGCCTCCATGCCACAGCAGGAATCGGTCATCGGCACCCTGGCCGACATCGGCGATCGGGTGCGGGCGGCGGCCATCAAACCGCCTGCGCTCGTTATTGTGGGCGAGGTGGTGCAGGCGCGGGGCTGCATCAACTGGTTTGAAAAGCGGCCGCTCTTTGGCCGGCGCATCGTGGTGACCCGCACCCGGGAGCAGGCGAGCGCCCTGGTGAGCCAGCTCGAAAATCTGGGTGCGGATTGCCTGGAATGCCCGACCATCGAGGTGCGCGAGCTGGCGGATTACAGTCAGCTTGACGCGGCCCTGGAGCGGCTGGCCGATTTTGACTGGCTGCTTTTCACCAGCCCGAATACGGTGCAGCATTTCTTCCGCCGCCTGCAGCAGGCGGGGCAGGACAGCCGCGCCCTGTACGGCCTGCGCATCGCCGCGGTGGGCTCCTCCACGGCAAAGGCGCTCCGGCCTTTCGGGCTCCGGGCCGATTTCCTGCCGGAAAAATACACGGGCGAGGCGCTGGCCGAGGCCCTGATTGCCAGCGGCTTTGCCCAGGGCCAGCGTTTTCTGCTGCCGCAGGCTGCGCAGGCCGGCAAAATCCTGCCGGACAAGCTGCGTGCCGCCGGCGCGACGGTCATGGTCGTGCCGGCCTACGAAACCGTGCCGGCCACGGAAGCCGGCGCGGAACTGCAGGCCGCGCTGGATGCGGGAGCGGTCGATTGCATCACCTTCACCAGCTCCTCCACGGTGCGCAACTGCTTTGCCCTTTTGGCCTGCGAAAACGAAGCGGCCCTGCGGCAGGCGCTGGCTCGGGTCAGGCTCGCGGCCATCGGCCCGGTGACGGCCAAAACCATTGCCGAATACGGCCTCCCGGTCGCCATCATGCCGGAACGCCATACCATTGCTGATCTGGTGAGCGCTCTGCTGCACCATTTTACGCGGGAAAGCCCGGCGGCGCGGGTCTGA
- the hemC gene encoding hydroxymethylbilane synthase — MSRPQRIRIGTRASQLALVQAEWVGGRIRELVPEADVELVRISTKGDRILDVPLARVGGKGLFVKEIEEALLDGRIDLAVHSMKDVPAVLPAALHIAVVPEREVPQDAFVSRKFAGLDELPRGATLGTSSLRRKAQLLALRPDLDLRDLRGNVGTRLQKLDRGDFDAIMLAAAGLRRLGLEARITANMAPETMLPAVGQGALGIEMRRSDAVLLERILPLHHAETAVTVAAERAFLTRLEGGCQVPIGAYATLHAGRVELSGLIATADGKTVLRETRSSARSGAENLGRELAEALLARGGRAILEAVYQGPLS, encoded by the coding sequence ATGAGCAGGCCGCAAAGGATACGCATCGGCACACGGGCCAGCCAGCTCGCGCTGGTACAGGCCGAGTGGGTGGGCGGCAGGATTCGGGAGCTGGTGCCGGAGGCGGACGTGGAGCTGGTGCGCATCAGCACCAAAGGCGACCGCATTCTGGATGTGCCCCTGGCCAGGGTGGGCGGCAAGGGCCTTTTCGTCAAGGAAATCGAGGAAGCGCTGCTGGATGGGCGCATTGATCTGGCAGTGCATTCCATGAAGGATGTGCCTGCGGTGCTGCCGGCGGCGCTGCACATCGCTGTGGTGCCGGAGCGGGAAGTGCCGCAGGACGCCTTTGTGTCGCGGAAATTCGCCGGGCTGGACGAGCTGCCCCGGGGCGCGACGCTGGGTACCTCCAGCCTGCGGCGCAAGGCCCAGTTGCTGGCGCTCAGGCCCGATCTGGACCTGCGGGATTTGCGCGGCAATGTGGGCACGCGCCTGCAGAAGCTGGACCGCGGCGACTTTGACGCCATCATGCTGGCTGCCGCCGGGCTCAGGAGATTGGGACTGGAGGCGCGCATCACGGCCAACATGGCGCCTGAAACCATGTTGCCTGCCGTGGGGCAGGGCGCCCTGGGCATTGAGATGAGGCGCTCGGATGCCGTGCTCCTGGAGCGGATTCTGCCATTGCACCATGCCGAAACCGCCGTCACGGTTGCGGCGGAACGAGCCTTCCTGACCCGGCTCGAAGGCGGCTGTCAGGTGCCGATCGGCGCCTACGCCACCCTGCATGCCGGGCGGGTCGAGCTGAGCGGCCTCATCGCCACGGCGGATGGCAAGACCGTTTTGCGGGAAACCCGCTCCTCGGCACGCTCCGGGGCCGAAAACCTGGGCCGCGAGCTGGCTGAAGCGCTTTTGGCCCGGGGCGGCAGGGCCATTCTCGAAGCGGTGTATCAAGGCCCCTTATCCTGA